The segment GATATTGAAAAAGCTTATCACTACTTTAAGGATGTTCTTGCAGGCAGTGACCCAACCCATGGTTTTTCACATTCTGAAAGTAAGAATAGTTTGAAGGATGAAAATGGTCTGAATACTGAAGAGATGAATGAGCTTACAGTTCTGTCAGCTCTCTATGAATATTTCAGTCATACCTGCAAAGAACAAATCAAAGTACTACGTGAACGTTTTGGAGTGTATATAAGAAGTAAAGAACATTACAATGGAACCACATCAGTATGCTTGATTTCTGATAAAAGTCCTGCAGCAGTACAAGAAGCTAATGATTTTTTTATCAGCACTTTCCAGAAAAGTGTAGAAGgtttgaaacaggaaaaaattccCATAGCAAACAGTTACACATTAAATGAAAcaataatgaaattaaatgctAGGTTTAGTAATCTTCTTGCCAAAGAGGAAGGGAATCAGTTGCTACTCCGTGGTCCAGCAAGTGAGATTTCAGATGCCAAAAAATTTCTAGCAGAGGAAGGTGAGAACAGCCAAgttgaaaaaaatatgaagatatCATCTGAACGGTACAAATACAGGAATGGAATTGAAGTTGATGCTTCTGTGTTTAAATTGTTGGAAACAATATTAAACAGAGTAATTGAAGACATTAAAGACAAATTTGATACAGCAATAGAAAAGAAAGACGTATCACGTGGTCACACAATGCTCATAGTATTTACACCTAGGAGCAAAACTTCTGATATGTCTTCACATGCTACTGAAAATTTCATCAGTGCATTTCAGAGTGCCTCTGCAATGTTAACAGAAAAACTCATCAGCTTGAAGCTTTCAGAAGAtcagaagaaaagattaaatatgcTACTTAACAGAAAAGTATTGGAAGACCTGCATGTAAAACTTAAGAAGAAGGAGGACAAATTCATCTTAAGTGGTTTACCAAACCATCTTTATGAGGCTGAAAAGCACATTATGAACCTTCTTGACATTAAAGACTCAACACAAACTAAAAATAGGACATCATTGTCCTCTGATCTTAGGTACCAAGGAGCTATGGTAGCATCTGAGAAGAAATACAATGTCAGGCAAAAGAATAATCTTTCTTCTGAAGGACAGGCTAAGGCAAAGACAGAACAAGATGACGAAGATGTGTGTCCGATTTGCATGGAGAGaattaataataaagaaatactgaaaaggtGCAGTCATGCGTTTTGCAAAAGTTGCATTGACCAGGCCATGACTTATAAGCCAAGTTGTCCGGTTTGTGGTATGATCTATGGACTCATGAAAGGAGACCAACCAGAGGGAACAATGTCAAGTATAACACTGCCTTCATGTCTCCCTGGTTATCCCACTTGTGGTACTATTATGATTACATACAATATGCACAGTGGTATTCAAACCGTAAGTATATTTAAAGATtcataaaagatatttttaccaCAACAAAACCAATCATGGatgtaaaattaacatttttttaatcattttaatgCATGTCCAGGAGAGACATTCCTTTGTTGTGTACAAATCTGCAAGtatttaattcagtatttttgcGTGTGACTAAGTAATACAGTAGGAATTAAATAGTTAAATGGTAGCCACCCATTTTATATGCACTGGGACAGAGCTACCTGTCTTGTGCGTTGGGAATAACTGAACTGAAATCTATGGAGCGATATTATGTAAACAAGTGCAGTGAGGATTGTCTGATGCATTCTCTTAGCTGCTGTCACCAGTGGATGAAAATGAATAGCAAGCTGGCTTGTAAGCTTTCCAGGTGAGAAATCAGCTTGTGTTATGTGCTTAGAGTTACGACTAGGACTGAAGATGGGATACATGAAAAAGTCGGGGGTGGGGTGACATGCATTtgagagagcaaaagaaaaaacaaatttaaaaataacaatgggTGCATGAGTGATGacaagaaaatgtgaatgaaaaatgaaggaaattatCTAATGAGAAAAAAACTCAAAATCAGTCATCAGTCATGCTATGTCCTTCTGAATCAGACAGGATAAAAAGTATTGTGAAAGCTGGGATGTGTAATTTTCACACTTCAAAGCATTTATGATATAAAAcgtggttttgctttgtttttccacaaaacagaaaagccaTCCAAACCCAGGGAAACATTATGCTGCAACTTCTCGAACAGCATATTTACCTGACAATGAGGAAGGGCGAGAAATTCTGTGGCTCCTCAATAAAGCCTTCAGCCAAAAACTGATTTTTACAGTGGGACGGTCACGTACTACTGGTGCAGAAGGTGTTATCACATGGAATGATATTCACCACAAAACTTCCACGACTGGAGGACCTACCAAGTAAGTAGGCTtctttttatgtaattttattgCTACTCAGATGTGTCAGGAAGGCTACCCTGAATATTTTCCATATTAGAGCTTTCAGATTTTGTCACTAACAAAGTGACTGGGGACTGCTCTATGGATCCAGACTTGAATCACCTTCACCAGTTTGGGCAGCTGGAACAAGGATGAGCTTAGTCTTCTGTTGCCCCTCAGGCCACTCATTCACCAGTGAGTTGTGTAAAGCACCTACTCAGTTAATAACTGCTCTGATTATAAACTACTTCTAGGACAGGACAGCAAGCTCTTGATAGCAGCTAAAGTTGGACTCGTGATCTCAGCCTCTTCTGTTACCTGCTGTTTTTCACCAGGAGGTGCTGGTCCATTATGATCCCAGTAAAGACAGCAGACTCTGCAAAATGTGATTTGAAATTCTACTTATTAGAGCTAACAACAAGAAGAAAGGGAATGGGGTATAGATACAGTTGTGTCCTTTTAGATACTGGGAACCCCAAGTTGCCCAGCATTCGGTGTGCCTGCGATCAGAGCACAGGATGCCATGCCAACCCTGTCCATAGAAAGGGTTAACACATTTTGGTCATTCGAGCTATTACAGGATTTTCTTAGTAAAAGACAACTCTATTCAGCATTTCTTGAGGACATGCTGCACTTGTAGATAAAGGCAAGGACACCCAGGTGGTGTAATCACCAGTACTGAGGGGGAGCTGCCCGCAGCACCGCTCTGCCAGAGTGAGCTAGCTGAGCCTGTCCCGCGGCCACATCCCACACACAGCACAACACAGGCCTGAAGGCCATGCTGAATGTGCAGCACGGCAGGCCTGGGCCTGCCCTGGTTAACTGTTATGTGGATCACTAATTCCTCAATAAATAATGGTTTCCCGGTCAGGATCACTGTATTTGACCTCTTAATGCACATACAGTTGACCATTCCTAAAGCTATGATTAACTATAGGTTATATCAGTAAACTGGCTCCTGGAAAAATTCTTACAGAGACAAGAAGGAGTCTTGGAACAGTCCTTTCAAGCTTGTTTCAGCCTCTCAGGGGCAGGTATCTTCTTGCAAGATCTCCAGATTTGTGTCCAGATCCTCCTTCCTGGGCTAGAatcataaaaaagcaaaaaagtacCAGTTTTACATTAtccccccccgcctgccctgcTCTCCCTAGTTATCACTTGCTTCATGCACGCTTTTGCTGATGCACCACCTAAAATCCAGAGGTGccattattttcatgttttgaatgCTCACTTGGATACACTTCAGGTCTGATTTTTGGAAAGATGTATACCCAAGCGCCCTATCACTTTTGAGTGAGACAGCAGGCAGCTTTGAAAATCAAGTTCTTAGTATCAGTTTGGACAACCAAATTCAGCAGTcctttttcttaagtttttagCTTTACCCTGTCTGTACCACCTCTCTGACCTGCAAAATAGGGTCTGTTTTCTCTATGAAGCAAGAAGTAAGTGCATACAACTTGTGAATGTTTTAGGAGATTTTCACGAGCAGGTTCTGTGTCAAGTGCTTCATTGCAGAAGTAGcccaaacaattattttcttcttctcctagTTTTGGTTACCCTGATCCTGATTATCTGCAGCGCGTTCGATCAGAATTGAAAGCAAAAGGAATTGAATAAAGAAATTCGTCAACTGTTGGCTCTTAAGTGTAATAACTGAACACATACCAGTTAATTTACTATGTAAGGACCAAGAAGAAGTCAACTTTATTCAACTGCTGTGCTAAGAAGAAAGAAGTCAAATTTGTTCAATTGCTCTACTAAATCACTTGTATTATGCAGTCAGCTAAGAAAAGTAATCTTTCATCAAATGATATACGTTCTTTACACATAATTTAGTTTCTTGAATAACAGTTCCCTCTGAGTAACCTTTACAGAATTTGGGTCTTGTGAGTGCAGCATCAGTACTTGTTGCGCTTGTCGAATATCACATTTGTGTATCTTATTTTACCAGTGAGTCTGATCTGCACTTTTTCCCACAAGTCTTCAGTCTGACCACCAAAACCAACAGATACACTACTAGCTTTTATTCAATCAAATGCTTGCTTTAGCTTTGTGTTATTACTTCTGTCATCATGGATAGCATCGTGTAACCCATCTGCTGCAAGATTTTTATGCAGCAGTTACAATATCAGCTGTGACTGAGCTATgatcttctgctgcttttccttttcaggataGAAATAGCATTAGTGGTTTGGGTCTTAAACATGAAATGAGTATGGATGATGTATGAGGGGGTGCATGGATGCTGCTGTGTTTTTAACCTGCAGAAGTGCTGAATGCTCAGAGCCACCT is part of the Strix aluco isolate bStrAlu1 chromosome 6, bStrAlu1.hap1, whole genome shotgun sequence genome and harbors:
- the DTX3L gene encoding E3 ubiquitin-protein ligase DTX3L produces the protein MAAASLLVRLCPAPAAGEKAILKLQSYFQSAKRSGGGECEVRAGSEPGTYWVHFMKEQDKKSVESRPDHVLDVGATRLKIVIQPGEGHLSQSPFTAQASPSYSVPSGSSSPLQKFTEQQAAKGHGHTAREVITKKIFLTVSATLNTSMFTEQQREKITIICPNLKREENPDIAGSEKLTGDFTDIEKAYHYFKDVLAGSDPTHGFSHSESKNSLKDENGLNTEEMNELTVLSALYEYFSHTCKEQIKVLRERFGVYIRSKEHYNGTTSVCLISDKSPAAVQEANDFFISTFQKSVEGLKQEKIPIANSYTLNETIMKLNARFSNLLAKEEGNQLLLRGPASEISDAKKFLAEEGENSQVEKNMKISSERYKYRNGIEVDASVFKLLETILNRVIEDIKDKFDTAIEKKDVSRGHTMLIVFTPRSKTSDMSSHATENFISAFQSASAMLTEKLISLKLSEDQKKRLNMLLNRKVLEDLHVKLKKKEDKFILSGLPNHLYEAEKHIMNLLDIKDSTQTKNRTSLSSDLRYQGAMVASEKKYNVRQKNNLSSEGQAKAKTEQDDEDVCPICMERINNKEILKRCSHAFCKSCIDQAMTYKPSCPVCGMIYGLMKGDQPEGTMSSITLPSCLPGYPTCGTIMITYNMHSGIQTKSHPNPGKHYAATSRTAYLPDNEEGREILWLLNKAFSQKLIFTVGRSRTTGAEGVITWNDIHHKTSTTGGPTNFGYPDPDYLQRVRSELKAKGIE